A genomic region of Daphnia carinata strain CSIRO-1 chromosome 5, CSIRO_AGI_Dcar_HiC_V3, whole genome shotgun sequence contains the following coding sequences:
- the LOC130703053 gene encoding uncharacterized protein LOC130703053: protein MRRFCDTEAFGTEFQAGCLSPEDNRALAIMKEKTRKLDIGYEVPIIWKEEEPNLINNRQLAENRLKRLCLSSSRPGFCQIFPCAPRSVQGPKLRVVFDAAARFIRKSLNDAIVSGPALQPALATVLSRFRQDETSDIEAMFSRFRLTAEDANYFCFLWQDKETHEPVVCRMDRLPFGASCSPFVAIHTVRQIVRDAGVEERIITATRDQMYVDDYLGSAPSVPAALGEALVVKTALANVDLNLQRWISNSREFMLGISTDIPEDQPSTHPLIGGADEKVLGVVWNTRSDTIGFKVADPPDTDFTRVALVSHVAFVFDPLGTASPLIVKAKIRLRELGLKGLDWMDVVIDDDHIWWSRWFEALSQLNAVEMPRSLFPRRLNILTSELHTFCDASEEAYATVIYIHNTDSDGQIIVRQARAANKLVPKKVISVPKLELNAALLGSRLTVALQTALTIKIHRRRFWTDSSTVRNWIPSAAAHYQDFVGIFNPADAATRSTLNGEVFPPTWLTGPSFLGRPEEDWPVDLPWTAITEEIRTSRAYHTAVQEVKFDWSDVEVKPGDVATLTRMSTKFFDLVKRCQNEVYTEELKRVKKGKPLPSTSSLLALAPILDADGILRLGGRAGRAKLPYDQLHSPLHPGKHPFSEKIIRAFHEHLKHVGTDFLLA, encoded by the exons ATGCGTCGATTCTGCGACACAGAGGCCTTCGGAACCGAATTTCAAGCCGGTTGCCTCTCCCCAGAAGACAACAGAGCCCTCGCGATCATGAAAGAGAAGACCCGAAAGCTAGACATCGGCTATGAGGTGCCCATCatttggaaagaagaagagccgaacCTAATCAACAATCGACAGTTGGCCGAAAATCGGCTTAAGA GGTTATGCCTCTCGTCTTCTAGACCTGGCTTCTGCCAAATATTTCCTTGCGCACCACGGAGTGTACAAGGGCCAAAATTAAGAGTCGTCTTCGACGCGGCCGCTCGCTTTATAAGGAAATCCCTGAATGACGCTATTGTCAGCGGGCCAGCCCTACAGCCGGCATTAGCAACAGTCCTCAGTCGATTTCGGCAAGATGAAACCTCCGACATCGAAGCGATGTTTAGTCGCTTCCGCCTAACCGCCGAAGACGCCAACTACTTCTGTTTTCTTTGGCAAGACAAGGAAACTCACGAACCAGTAGTTTGTAGGATGGACCGACTACCCTTCGGAGCAAGTTGCTCGCCCTTTGTCGCCATCCACACGGTTCGCCAAATCGTGCGTGACGCCGGAGTGGAAGAAAGGATAATCACTGCAACCCGAGATCAGATGTACGTAGACGACTATTTGGGTTCGGCTCCATCCGTTCCAGCGGCCTTAGGTGAAGCCCTCGTCGTCAAAACCGCATTGGCCAACGTCGATCTCAACTTGCAGCGATGGATCTCCAACTCCCGCGAGTTCATGTTAGGAATATCCACCGACATCCCTGAGGATCAACCGTCAACGCACCCGTTGATCGGGGGAGCAGACGAAAAGGTGCTCGGCGTAGTATGGAACACCCGTTCGGACACGATTGGGTTTAAGGTAGCCGACCCTCCCGACACCGATTTTACTCGAGTGGCTCTAGTCAGCCATGTCGCCTTCGTCTTCGACCCGCTGGGAACCGCCTCTCCTCTCATCGTGAAGGCCAAGATTCGGCTTCGAGAGTTAGGCTTGAAGGGCCTGGATTGGATGGACGTGGTGATCGACGACGATCATATCTGGTGGAGCAGGTGGTTCGAAGCCCTTAGTCAGCTGAACGCAGTGGAAATGCCGCGTTCTTTATTCCCGAGAAGACTCAACATTCTGACGTCGGAACTACACACCTTTTGTGACGCTTCCGAGGAGGCCTACGCCACCGTCATTTACATCCACAACACTGATTCCGACGGGCAGATAATTGTTCGACAAGCGAGAGCGGCCAACAAACTCGTACCAAAGAAGGTGATATCGGTGCCGAAACTGGAGCTTAACGCTGCGCTGTTAGGATCCCGACTGACAGTAGCATTACAAACCGCTTTGACGATTAAGATCCATCGTCGGCGGTTTTGGACAGACAGCAGCACGGTTCGAAACTGGATTCCATCCGCCGCTGCTCACTATCAAGATTTCGTCG GCATCTTCAACCCAGCCGACGCCGCTACCCGCTCCACCTTGAACGGGGAGGTATTCCCTCCTACTTGGCTGACGGGACCAAGCTTTCTCGGTCGTCCTGAAGAAGATTGGCCAGTAGATCTACCCTGGACGGCTATTACAGAAGAAATCAGAACGAGCCGCGCCTATCACACTGCCGTTCAAGAGGTGAAATTCGACTGGAGCGATGTAGAAGTCAAGCCCGGCGATGTCGCGACCCTAACAAGAATGAGTACGAAGTTTTTCGACCTCGTCAAGCGTTGCCAAAATGAGGTCTATACTGAAGAGTTGAAGCGCGTCAAGAAAGGGAAGCCGCTGCCATCAACCTCGAGTTTGCTGGCGTTGGCGCCGATACTCGACGCAGATGGAATACTACGACTTGGAGGTCGGGCCGGTCGAGCGAAGCTACCTTACGACCAGCTGCACTCCCCTCTTCACCCAGGAAAACACCCGTTCTCGGAAAAGATCATCCGGGCTTTCCACGAACACCTTAAACACGTTGGAACAGATTTCTTGCTTGCCTAA
- the LOC130703052 gene encoding uncharacterized protein LOC130703052 yields MAEANPDPTFNLLTAHQDEDPETWESVIDPEKLKRARTVAKATHTKSGKRMMASVRTGDDRDTIRTLRAVYVRDYEELEARHDRYLTYARLSLEQAGAEKFWLQFVSSEHEEFTNKVDQYLASLPPRSTASSRSQRSARSSSTSSTLTKIHEVDRLQKEAELKLRQEQEEAKIREEEEACLMKVEVECLQQRIDSQIQQSKIDSQRRQIDSQRRQRELRDEAERQRHNGVIMRQQLAEVLLDDEILGRNVPTSEQLPVKLEVQPTTASLRITPLSRTLPAIQTTAAFTPMASCAASLPPHQPAIENTTDRSLPFPNNASAPVFSTFNPSAQNHTSPQEGGHRLSMTDAYMPDAWIHALNPSFPSTARSGIKPPRLQVPSFHGDPRSWPMFIQTFKILVHDAVGSDAERLTHLREALAPGIRRTLGEALLNPGLYQHALLELHKRYGNPQVVAQACVSSLLKLRAFKEGDFQALKNFSADLHSVVATLRLGGYGMELQSHATLAQLVSKLPSNLRSKWGEHSWSMQPNLPTIEEFNQWLDNIAMAELSVRSSFIDMNPSTTSRGNGADHLKNRQTTNRQVFNISTSSTCPVCDSHNRHPLSQCRQFRQLPVEKRAAIVKDFKACFRCLERDHLSHDCKRRERCSTANCEGFHHPLMHGAPKVYPPKRSETRQSDAVGVTFTGSTASNSTSRRTLLPIVPVILKANGMETRTFALLDSGSEISVLKRQTADHLGIRGRLERTTTKTVNGESQAVDTEVVCFTITSIDRTSDFEAVDVHVMPSFELTKRLFDLVKLTKTWPHLSHVPIHSFKAEDVAVLIGQDHPAALEIFETRKDPLQPRSPRAHLTAFGWYIAGPTHRSGSQGVGCFHISSGEDKITSMVRQFIEVDTFGTKPNVKSPMSQDEQRAWKILQESTKHNGERYECGLLWKTDSPNLHNNIFTAERRLFNLERRFEKDPSLAETYRSVIEGYVNLKHARKLSRTEIDEGPLGRIWYNAHHPVFNPNKPGKCRVVFDLRAKSRGVCLNDLLLKGPDLLTSLIGVLLRFRQYHVPLVADVEKKFHQVRVRSSDGPAFRFLWRTPGSKEPPDVYQMDVHLFGAASSPAVCSNALRQAVRDSGDADTLLPQVTRHFYVDNWLVSFQSISEALSTAHRLTEALKAGGFPLTQWATSHTAVRSGLPDMQHREPIIDMDLDALPIERTLGLVWDFRRDAFVLKTPVSPVGTTKRALLRAVSSIFDPLGFLSPIVFQAKHLLQDVWRRQFDWDDQLDSDLQDCWKYWTHTLPSLDGLVLSRCVSPNRQDVTSTELHIFGDASEAGFGAVAYARFVYADGKADVSFLIAKSRIAPLKFLTIPRLELSAAVLVIRLSNLLVEELDIKFDRALYWSDSTTVLSWIKSTSCRFNVYVGNRVGEILETSLPDQWHYVPSSLNPADDASRGLNAGEFTGQHRWFMGPAYLRDPENWPKHPFLPSIDPSDPEIRPSAWIGAVQREEDGIDALIANVSRIHIIIRAVAYVQRWVKNARSSSGNRSFGELMAEEIRQAKEFLLRRAQKNAYQLEIVHLQTGRQIPSNSTLLKLAPHLDHRGLLRVGGRIERAPLPKDAHHPIILPPKERLTELILFQLHRERGHLSAEQLHHEARKQFWIPKGRITTHRVWNLCYICRRYRAKGSTPKMADLPAVRLRAGLPAFTHTGLDYWGPVDVTLFRRTVKRWGCLFTCLSSRSVHLEMAYSLDTSSFIAALDRFQNRRGVPASYHSDNGTNFVGAHRELAVCLENLSQSTILRHLSRQPTSWHFNPPASPHFGGVWERMVRAAKHALQFVLGRQRLTDEILVTALTHVENILNSRKLTPLTEDPSDPECLTPNHLLLGRAKPNVPPDVFSDQDLSSKKRWRISQAIADQFWRHWMREIVPGLTERKNGTKPKTIWRSVISSS; encoded by the coding sequence ATGGCAGAAGCGAACCCTGATCCCACCTTCAATCTTCTGACTGCCCACCAGGATGAAGATCCCGAAACTTGGGAAAGCGTGATCGACCCTGAGAAGTTGAAACGAGCTCGTACCGTCGCTAAGGCTACCCACACGAAGTCTGGCAAACGAATGATGGCATCGGTCAGAACAGGAGACGACAGAGACACTATAAGAACTCTGCGAGCCGTTTACGTCCGTGATTATGAAGAACTTGAAGCTCGCCATGACCGATACCTGACCTACGCACGACTCTCTCTTGAACAAGCTGGAGCCGAGAAATTTTGGTTACAGTTTGTGTCTTCCGAGCACGAAGAGTTCACCAACAAAGTCGACCAATACCTAGCAAGCCTTCCTCCCAGGTCTACAGCATCTTCTCGTTCTCAACGATCTGCCCGTAGTTCCAGTACATCATCGACGCTCACAAAAATTCATGAAGTTGACCGACTTCAGAAAGAGGCCGAGCTGAAACTGCGTCAAGAACAGGAGGAGGCGAAGATcagagaagaggaggaagcCTGTTTAATGAAAGTAGAGGTTGAGTGTTTACAGCAGCGGATTGACTCCCAGATCCAACAGAGCAAGATCGACTCCCAACGAAGACAGATCGACTCTCAGAGGAGACAACGAGAACTGCGCGACGAAGCCGAAAGACAACGACACAACGGAGTAATCATGCGTCAGCAGCTTGCTGAAGTTTTACTGGATGACGAGATACTTGGTAGAAATGTGCCCACCTCTGAGCAGTTACCTGTGAAATTGGAAGTACAACCGACAACTGCTTCACTGCGTATTACACCACTATCGAGAACCCTTCCAGCGATTCAAACTACTGCTGCCTTTACACCCATGGCTTCTTGTGCAGCTTCGCTACCGCCACACCAACCAGCTATTGAAAACACGACCGATCGATCCTTACCTTTTCCCAACAACGCTTCTGCCCCAGTCTTCTCTACCTTCAATCCATCGGCGCAAAACCATACGTCACCGCAGGAAGGCGGCCATCGTCTATCAATGACAGATGCCTATATGCCAGATGCTTGGATTCATGCGCTAAATCCATCATTCCCATCGACCGCCCGCTCTGGAATAAAACCGCCGAGACTCCAGGTACCGTCCTTCCATGGAGATCCACGCAGCTGGCCAATGTTTATCCAAACATTCAAAATCCTCGTTCACGACGCCGTGGGGTCCGATGCTGAAAGACTGACTCATCTTCGTGAGGCACTTGCACCGGGGATAAGGAGAACTCTCGGGGAGGCGTTGCTGAACCCTGGGCTCTACCAACACGCTCTTTTGGAACTCCACAAGAGATATGGGAACCCGCAAGTCGTAGCGCAAGCCTGCGTTTCTTCCCTCCTAAAGCTCCGCGCCTTTAAAGAGGGAGACTTCCAGGCACTGAAAAATTTCTCCGCGGACCTACATTCAGTCGTCGCAACCCTACGCCTCGGTGGTTACGGAATGGAGCTGCAAAGTCATGCTACATTGGCGCAACTAGTGTCAAAGCTCCCTTCAAATTTGAGGAGCAAATGGGGTGAACATAGCTGGTCTATGCAGCCGAATTTACCCACCATCGAAGAATTTAACCAATGGCTGGACAATATAGCCATGGCTGAACTTTCCGTTCGGTCATCGTTCATTGATATGAACCCGTCGACTACTTCACGCGGAAACGGAGCAGACCACTTAAAGAATCGACAGACGACCAACCGTCAAGTCTTCAACATTTCGACGTCGTCTACGTGTCCCGTTTGCGACAGCCATAATCGACATCCCCTGAGCCAATGTCGACAATTCAGGCAACTTCCTGTGGAAAAGAGAGCTGCCATCGTCAAGGATTTTAAGGCCTGTTTTCGCTGCTTGGAGCGCGACCACCTGAGCCACGACTGTAAACGGCGAGAGCGATGCTCAACCGCAAATTGTGAGGGATTTCACCACCCCTTGATGCATGGCGCCCCGAAAGTCTACCCGCCTAAACGTTCGGAAACAAGACAGTCGGACGCCGTTGGAGTAACCTTCACTGGATCCACAGCCTCCAATTCAACGTCTCGTCGAACCCTTTTACCAATAGTGCCGGTAATCCTGAAGGCAAATGGAATGGAGACTCGTACCTTTGCTCTTCTAGACTCGGGCAGCGAAATCTCGGTCCTAAAACGACAAACCGCTGATCATCTAGGTATTAGAGGGAGACTGGAGCGGACTACGACGAAGACTGTGAATGGCGAAAGTCAAGCTGTCGACACTGAGGTCGTCTGCTTCACAATCACCTCCATCGATCGGACATCCGACTTCGAGGCAGTAGATGTGCACGTCATGCCGTCATTTGAGCTTACCAAACGACTGTTCGACTTGGTTAAGTTGACGAAGACGTGGCCCCATCTCTCCCACGTGCCTATACATTCATTTAAAGCCGAAGATGTTGCGGTTCTCATCGGTCAGGATCATCCGGCGGCTCTGGAAATATTCGAAACACGGAAAGACCCGCTGCAACCAAGATCTCCTCGCGCCCACTTAACTGCCTTCGGCTGGTATATCGCCGGTCCCACGCATCGTTCAGGCTCACAAGGAGTAGGCTGTTTCCATATCAGCTCCGGCGAAGATAAAATAACGTCCATGGTTCGTCAGTTCATCGAGGTAGACACGTTTGGGACGAAGCCGAACGTGAAGTCGCCGATGTCGCAAGACGAGCAGCGAGCGTGGAAAATTCTGCAAGAATCGACTAAACATAACGGCGAACGATATGAATGTGGGCTGTTGTGGAAGACCGATTCTCCAAATCTCCACAACAACATTTTCACTGCCGAACGACGGCTATTCAATCTGGAAAGGAGATTCGAAAAGGATCCCAGCTTGGCAGAGACCTATCGCAGCGTTATTGAAGGATACGTCAATTTAAAACACGCCCGAAAACTATCGCGAACCGAAATAGATGAGGGACCTCTAGGCCGCATCTGGTACAACGCCCACCACCCGGTATTCAATCCAAATAAACCTGGAAAGTGTCGAGTGGTCTTCGACTTAAGAGCTAAGAGCCGAGGTGTCTGCCTGAACGACCTCCTATTGAAGGGACCTGATCTCTTGACGAGCCTCATCGGCGTACTCCTCCGTTTTCGCCAGTACCACGTCCCCTTGGTGGCAGACGTAGAGAAGAAGTTTCATCAGGTCCGGGTCCGGTCATCCGACGGGCCggcctttcgttttttatggCGCACACCCGGCAGCAAAGAACCACCGGATGTGTACCAAATGGACGTCCACCTATTCGGAGCTGCTTCATCTCCAGCTGTCTGCTCAAATGCCCTTCGACAAGCAGTCAGAGACAGTGGTGATGCAGATACTCTCCTACCGCAAGTTACCCGCCATTTCTACGTTGACAATTGGCTGGTTTCGTTCCAATCGATCTCGGAAGCTTTGTCAACGGCCCATCGTCTTACCGAAGCATTGAAGGCAGGAGGCTTCCCTTTGACGCAATGGGCTACGTCACATACAGCCGTGCGATCCGGTCTCCCCGATATGCAACACCGAGAACCCATTATAGACATGGACCTGGACGCTTTACCAATTGAGCGTACTCTCGGTTTAGTGTGGGACTTTCGTCGCGATGCCTTCGTTTTAAAAACGCCCGTCTCCCCAGTTGGTACTACGAAACGAGCCTTGTTAAGGGCGGTGTCCAGCATATTCGACCCCCTAGGCTTCCTCTCGCCCATCGTCTTCCAAGCCAAACACCTGCTGCAAGATGTTTGGCGTCGCCAATTTGATTGGGATGACCAATTGGATTCCGACCTACAAGACTGTTGGAAATACTGGACCCACACCCTACCATCACTGGACGGGCTAGTTTTAAGCCGCTGTGTGTCTCCAAATCGACAAGACGTCACTTCGACTGAGCTCCATATCTTCGGAGACGCATCTGAGGCTGGATTTGGAGCGGTGGCCTACGCACGCTTCGTTTACGCCGACGGAAAGGCGgacgtttcttttctcatcgCGAAATCGAGAATCGCGCCGCTCAAATTTCTGACGATCCCTAGGCTGGAATTGTCAGCTGCAGTCTTGGTCATCCGACTTTCCAACTTGCTGGTGGAGGAGCTAGACATCAAATTCGACCGCGCGCTCTACTGGTCCGATTCGACGACGGTATTGAGCTGGATCAAGTCAACTTCCTGCCGCTTCAACGTGTATGTTGGAAACCGCGTCGGCGAAATATTAGAAACATCGTTACCAGACCAGTGGCATTACGTGCCGAGCAGCTTAAACCCGGCCGACGACGCCAGCCGAGGTTTGAATGCCGGGGAATTTACTGGCCAACATCGATGGTTTATGGGTCCAGCCTACCTACGGGACCCTGAAAACTGGCCCAAACACCCCTTTCTTCCCTCTATCGATCCCAGCGATCCCGAAATTCGTCCATCTGCGTGGATCGGTGCAGTACAGAGAGAAGAGGATGGCATTGACGCGCTAATCGCAAACGTTTCACGCATCCACATCATCATTCGTGCAGTGGCCTACGTGCAACGTTGGGTAAAAAACGCGCGATCCTCCAGCGGTAATCGTTCGTTTGGTGAGCTGATGGCTGAAGAGATTCGACAAGCCAAAGAGTTCTTGTTGAGGCGTGCTCAAAAGAATGCATACCAGTTGGAGATTGTCCACTTACAAACAGGCCGTCAGATTCCCTCTAACTCGACGTTATTGAAATTGGCACCCCACCTGGATCATCGCGGACTACTGCGCGTAGGCGGCCGTATCGAAAGGGCTCCGCTTCCTAAAGACGCACACCATCCGATCATTCTTCCGCCTAAGGAACGCCTGACCGAGCTAATTTTGTTCCAACTTCATCGCGAACGCGGCCATCTATCCGCCGAGCAGCTTCATCACGAAGCCCGAAAACAATTTTGGATACCGAAGGGACGTATAACAACTCACCGCGTGTGGAACCTATGCTATATCTGCCGCAGGTATAGAGCTAAAGGTTCAACGCCTAAAATGGCCGACTTGCCCGCGGTACGACTACGGGCCGGCCTACCAGCCTTCACGCACACCGGGTTAGATTATTGGGGTCCCGTGGATGTCACCCTTTTCCGAAGGACGGTCAAGCGTTGGGGATGCTTATTCACCTGCCTCTCCTCACGCAGCGTTCACTTAGAGATGGCCTACTCCCTCGACACCAGCTCTTTCATCGCTGCACTTGATCGGTTTCAGAACCGCCGTGGTGTTCCGGCATCATACCACAGCGACAACGGTACTAACTTTGTCGGTGCTCATCGTGAATTGGCCGTCTGCCTAGAAAATTTAAGCCAGTCGACCATTCTCCGTCATCTCAGCCGACAACCAACTTCGTGGCACTTCAACCCGCCAGCTTCTCCGCATTTTGGCGGAGTATGGGAGCGTATGGTGCGCGCCGCAAAACATGCGCTCCAATTCGTTTTAGGTCGTCAACGTCTAACTGATGAAATCCTCGTCACGGCGTTAACGCATGTGGAGAACATTCTCAACAGCCGCAAGTTGACCCCGCTAACCGAAGACCCGAGCGACCCAGAATGTTTGACGCCAAACCATCTTTTGCTAGGTCGAGCAAAGCCGAATGTTCCTCCAGACGTTTTTTCTGACCAAGACCTCTCATCGAAAAAACGCTGGCGTATTTCTCAAGCCATTGCCGACCAGTTTTGGCGACACTGGATGCGCGAGATCGTACCAGGCCTTACCGAGCGGAAAAATGGTACGAAACCCAAAACAATTTGGAGGTCGGTGATATCGTCATCATAA
- the LOC130703054 gene encoding uncharacterized protein LOC130703054, protein MEALTRLKQACGRRDVMRAAHLQALDQLEIRQDPATLKRFAERGRRGQLEHRSLNDFGSWLCNRAAAYQNAYSIAAEQSAPPSSVGRFRKARTHKSSSHLTGEELPKRTSWAYCFKCGKEHKLSDCGDFKTLSVGKRVTFCMKHRLCFSCLGPKHSVRDCTTKRPCKYQDCRYSHHPLLHDPIQVSTKEARSTTARMGRRQRVALGMMGLEIQAADGDWRLANVFIDEGSDSTLLRSAFATSLKIKGTSQILEIDGAGGVVNRHRSRRVQFQLRTESGEIVTLEGSTMKIFASPTPVTDWNQMKNKWPHLRNLPTEEVGGKVDILIGTDHTHLLGVKETREGKDYEPTASRTRLG, encoded by the exons ATGGAAGCCCTCACTCGTCTGAAGCAGGCATGCGGTCGACGAGACGTCATGAGAGCCGCTCATCTTCAAGCCCTGGACCAGTTAGAGATAAGGCAGGATCCAGCCACGCTCAAGCGGTTTGCAGAAAGG GGGAGACGGGGACAATTGGAGCATCGAAGCCTGAACGATTTCGGATCCTGGCTCTGCAATCGTGCAGCCGCCTACCAAAACGCGTATAGCATAGCTGCTGAACAATCTGCGCCCCCAAGTTCGGTTGGCCGCTTCCGGAAAGCCAGAACACATAAGAGCTCATCGCACCTAACGGGGGAGGAACTACCCAAGAGAACTAGCTGGGCCTACTGTTTCAAATGCGGAAAGGAGCATAAACTGTCCGACTGCGGGGACTTTAAGACGCTCTCAGTTGGAAAACGTGTAACCTTCTGCATGAAACATCGCCTGTGTTTCAGCTGTTTGGGGCCGAAGCATTCCGTTAGAGACTGTACCACTAAGAGGCCGTGTAAATATCAAGACTGCCGGTATTCGCACCATCCACTGCTACACGACCCTATACAAGTATCAACTAAGGAAGCGCGTTCTACCACTGCACGCATGGGTCGACGACAACGAGTAGCCTTAGGAATGATGGGTCTGGAGATCCAAGCAGCTGATGGAGATTGGCGCCTGGCCAACGTCTTCATCGACGAAGGGAGTGATTCTACACTCTTGAGAAGCGCATTCGCTACGTCTCTGAAGATTAAAGGCACCTCTCAAATTCTCGAGATCGACGGCGCAGGAGGCGTGGTGAACCGACACAGATCCAGGCGTGTCCAGTTCCAGCTACGCACGGAGTCTGGCGAAATCGTCACGTTAGAAGGTTCGACGATGAAGATATTCGCTAGCCCTACGCCCGTTACTGATTGGAATCAGATGAAGAACAAATGGCCACACTTGAGAAACTTACCGACCGAAGAAGTAGGTGGGAAGGTGGACATATTGATTGGCACGGATCATACCCACCTGTTAGGAGTGAAAGAAACGAGAGAAGGCAAAGATTATGAACCGACTGCCTCTCGAACGAGACTTGGTTAG